In the genome of Mesorhizobium sp. NBSH29, the window GCCATCGGTTGAACGCAAAACGTTTCAAAGCACGCTTCGTCAAGAACCCCTGACCAACTGTCAAAGACCTGTACTACATCGGCTCCCGCCTCGATCTGGCGAATGAGATATTCCCCCGACAGATCCGCCAACAAATTGAGCAGTTCAGCAAATTGCACAGGGTGCTGATACGCAAACAGCCGAGCCGGCGCCTGGTCAGGTGTGCCGTGTCCCGCGATCATATAGGTTGCCACAGTCCATGGTGCGCCACAGAAGCCGATCAGCGTAGTTTCCGGCGGCAACTCCTGGCGAAGCCTCCTGACAGTCTCATAGACCGGAGAAAGATTCACGTGAAACGTTTCACGGTCCAGACGCTCCACCTCCCAAGGTTCTATCGGAGTCATCAGCGGACCACGTCCCTCCTCGAAGCGGAGGTCTCGGCCAAGTGCGTGGGGCACAACGAGGATATCGGAGAACACAATGGAAGCGTCAAAACCAAACCGGCGGATTGGTTGCAGGGTCACCTCGACAGCCAAGTCCGGATTATAGCAAACATCCAGGAAACTTCCCGCGCTCTTACGCGTTTCACGATACTCGGGGAGATACCGACCAGCCTGGCGCATCAACCACACAGGCGGAGGAAACACCGTTTCACCTTTGAGTACGTCGACCACTATCCGTTTCAAAGCCATTCGTGCCTCAGTCCCATCAGCCCGCTTCTTAAATAAAGAATCTATCTAAAAGGATATTCTGATTCTTAGACTCTGTTGGTAACGGGGATTATGAGTTTCGCACAATTCCACGCTCGACCCGATCCTGCCAAATGACGCAGACAGAAGGTCGGACAACTTGTGAAGTTCGGGGATAACGTCAATTTTCTCAGCCGAGTCAACGTGTTCAAGCAATGGCATTCGCAGCCCGATAGATGTGAAATTCTGCATAAATGAGGCACACAGCGTTGTCATCCACAGCGCTTGGCTCTTTCGCACAGAACCACGAATTGTGGACAAACTGCCATCTGATACAATCTTGCGGGACCGCCTCTGCCGCTTCGCCCACTTATCCACACTCCGCCGGCCATGGAGGCCTTTCCTGTGAACAAACCGCAGAGCTTTTTCCACCTGCACCTCATTTCAGATGCCACCGGGGAAACACTCCTGGCCGCCGGACGCGCCGCAGCCGCGCAATACAAGGACGCGCGCGCCATCGAGCACATCTACCCCTTGATCCGCACCGAAAAGCAGCTGACCAAGGTTTTTGACGACATCGATGCGGAACCCGGAATCGTTCTCTATACAGTTGTCGATGAAAAGCTTGCCAAGCGTATCGACGAAAAATGCTTATCCATGGGCCTCCCCTGCGTGTCGGTACTGGAACCGGTGATTGCCGTCTTCCAGTCCTATCTCGGAACACCAGCTGGCCGCCGCGTCGGCGCACAGCATGTTCTTGATGCAGATTATTTTCGCCGCATCGACGCACTAAACTTCACCATGGAGCATGACGACGGCCAGCTGCCTGCTGATCTCGAGGAAGCCGACATTATCCTCATCGGCATCTCGCGTACCTCGAAGACACCGACCAGCATCTACCTGGCTAACCGTGGCATCAAGACAGCCAACATCCCGATCGTGTTGGGTGTTCCCATGCCCGAAAGTCTTGGCACAGCGCAAAAGCCTTTGATCGTCGGCCTGATTGCATCGGCAGAGCGAATCTCGCATGTGCGCGAGAACCGCGTTCTTGGAGCGTCGCCAGGGTATGATGCTGATACCTACATCAGCCGGGCTACCATCGCCGCTGAGCTTGCCTATGCCCGCCAGATCTGTACTCGCCACAATTGGCCGATGATCGATGTCAGCCGCCGCTCCATCGAGGAGACTGCCGCCGCAATCGTTGCCCTGCGTAGCAAGACACGCTAGCAACCGGCTGCCAGAGTGGAAGAGCAATCATGAGCATAGCCCAAAAGATCATTCTCGCCTCAGGAAGTCCGTTCCGAAAAAAGCTTCTCATGGATGCGGGCATCGTTGTCAGTTCTGTCCCCGCCTCGCTTGACGAACGTGCACTCGAGGCCCCGTTGGCCGGCAGCGGTGCAACTCCAGCTGACATTGCGCAGGTGCTGGCAGAGGCGAAGGCATTGGATGTCAGCGCGAAAAATCCGGGCGCGCTGGTTATCGGATGCGATCAGACCTTATCGTTGCACGATGAAGTCTTTCACAAACCGGCAGACATGGAGGCGGCCCGCCGCCATTTGCTCACACTTTCTGGCAAGACCCATCAACTGAACAGCGCTGTGGTGCTTGCCAAAAATGGCGAGACGCTCTGGCGTCATGTCGGGATAGCGCGCCTTACCATGCGCTCCCTTGAACCGGGTTTTGTCGGGCGGCACCTGGCGCAAGTGGGCGAGACGGCGCTCACCAGCGTCGGCGCTTATCAGATCGAGGGTCCTGGCATCCAGTTGTTCGAAAGCATCGACGGCGACACGTTTACCATCATGGGCCTGCCGCTCCTCCCTCTGCTCGCTGAGTTGCGAAGAATGGATGCCATCGATGGATAAGTTATCTCCGATCAAAGCGTTTGTATGCGGCCACCCCATCGCCCATTCGCGCTCGCCTCTTATCCATGGCACCTGGCTCACTGAACTTGGCATCGCTGGCAGCTATGAGGCCATCGATGTTTCCCCCGAAGACTTCCCAAATTTCGCCGCTGGTCTCCAGCAGGCAGGCTTTGCTGGAGGAAACGTTACGATCCCACACAAGGAAGCTGCGTTTGCAGCTGCTGCTGTCCGCACCGAGGCAGCGGAACTCATCGGTGCCGTCAACACACTCTGGTTTGACGAAGGCCGCCTGTGCGGTGACAATACTGATGCCTATGGATTTGCTGCCAACCTCGATGCTTCGGCGCCGGGATGGGCGACGGGAAGCTGCGCCGTTGTCCTTGGGGCCGGTGGGGCCGCACGCGCTGTTATCGTTGCGCTCCAACAGCGAGGCTTCAACGACATACGCATCGTCAACCGTACGGTTGCGCGGGCCCAAGAGCTTGCAGACCACTTCGGCATCGGTGCCAATGCGTATGGCTGGAATGCTCTTTCTGAGTTGCTGACCGACGCTGATCTGCTGGTCAACACAACCGCTCTCGGGATGAAGGGACAGGAGACCATTGCGTTCGATCTTTCCTCCATGCGCTCCGCGGCCATCGTCACCGACATCGTTTATGTGCCGTTAACAACCCCACTACTCGCCGAAGCAATGGGGTGTGGGCTTAGAACTGTAGACGGACTAGGCATGCTACTGCACCAGGCAGTGCCCGGATTCGAACGCTGGTTCGGCAAACGGCCGGATGTGACAGGGTCATTGCGGAACCGAATCGTTTCAGACTTGGAGCAAATGCCGTGATTGTGGTGGGACTCACAGGTTCCATCGGTATGGGTAAATCAACCACCGCCGACATGTTTCGTGAAGCAGGTATTCCAGTCCATGATTCCGATGCCGCGGTTCATCGGCTCTACGCCGGTAGCGCAGCGCCACTGATCGAGGCGGCGTTTCCCGGCACGACGGTGGATAATGTGGTCGATCGTACAAAGCTCGCTGCCTCGGTGCTCGGAAAACCACAAGCGCTCAAGACCTTGGAGAAAATAGTCCATCCTCTCGTCCGCGCCGACGCCGATGCATTCCTGGCTGAGCAGCGCGCGTTTTCCGCCCCGCTCGCGGTTCTTGATATACCACTTCTGTTCGAGACAGGAGGTCAGGACAGGGTGGATGTAGTTGTCGTGGTCACTGCACCGGAAGAAGTCCAACAGCGCCGCGTTCTTGCACGTGAAGGAATGACGGAAGACAAATTTTTAAAAATTCGTGCCAGGCAGCTGGCAGATGCCGAAAAACGAAAGCTCGCCGACTATGTGATCGACACGAGCCAAGGTTTCGACGCCGCCCGCGCCGAAGTGCAAAAATTTATCGCCGCCGTGAAAGCAGGGCACAACCGGAAACGCCCGGTTTGAACCCTGCTCCGGCGCCGTTAGTGTCGGCCAGCGGGAGTGATTCGATGCGTGAGATCATCTTTGATACGGAAACTACTGGGCTAGATGCCCGGGACGACCGCATCATCGAGATTGGCGCCGTGGAGATGGTCAACCGTTTCCCCACCGGTCGCGTCTTCCATCACTACATCAATCCGCAGGGACGCAGCGTCCACGTCGAGGCATTGGCAGTGCACGGAATTTCCGATGTCCAACTCGTCGGCAAGCCAGTTTTTGGTGACATCGCCAACGAATTTCTCGAATTCATCGATGGCGCCAAGCTGATCGCCCACAATGCAAGCTTCGATATGGCGTTCATCAACGCCGAACTCGGACGAATCGGACAATTGAACGTGGAGCCCGGTCGGGTCATCGACACATTGACGTTGGCGCGCCGAAAACATCCGATGGGTCCAAATTCGCTGGATGCGCTCTGCCGCCGTTACGGCATCGATAACAGCCGCCGCACCAAACACGGCGCGCTACTTGATTCCGAGCTTCTCGCAGAGGTCTATATTGAACTCATTGGGGGCAAACAGGCAGCCCTTGGTCTGGAAGTCGTTGTCAATGAAACTCCAGGCCTTGTGCAGATTGAAGGCATTGCCTTCGTCGCGGAAAGACGACCACGTGAGCTGTCGCCCCGTATGACTGAAAATGAGCGCGCTGCGCATGCAGCCATGGTTAGTGCCATTGGCGAAGCCGCCCTGTGGAATCGCTTCGGCGCCGGCTGATCAGCAAAAAGCCCGGCTCATTGGCCGGGCTTTGTGAATGCAGTATGGCGTTGAAGATTTCAGCTCACCTGAACCTTGTTCTTTGCCTGGTCCTCAGCGATCTTCTGCTGGAACATCTGCGCAAAATCGATCGGATCCAGCATCAGAGGCGGGAAGCCGCCATTCCGGGTTGCCTCAGCGATGATCTGGCGCGCAAACGGGAAGAGCAGCCGAGGGCATTCGATAAATAGAACCGGCAACATGTGTTCCTGCGGGAATCCGTCAATACGGAACACGCCACCATAAACCAGCTCTACATTGAACAGCACATCCTTCTCATGGGAGGCCTTGGCGCTTAGTGTCAGGTTGACGTCGAACTCCTTGTCGGAAAGCGGGTTCGCATTCACATTCACATTGATGCTGATGGCCGGTGCAGTTTCGCGACCGCGCAACGAGTTGGGCGCGCCAGGGCTCTCGAACGAGAGATCCTTCACATATTGCACCAGGACATTAAGCGAAGCCTGCGTACCGTTTCCATTTCCGTTCGTAGCCGCGCCAGTAGGGGCTTTTTCTTTGGTGGCCATTGACCGCGAAATCCTTTTCTTGCCGTTTCCGGCGCTTAAAAATCGCGGCTTGGCTAGCATGGCGCGCGAACGGTGACAAGTTTGTGCGAACTGAACGCCTAGCTATTGTCGTCCTCTAGCTTGCGCCACGGCGATGCCGGATCCTTGCCGTCTCGCTTTTTGAAGTACTCGTCCTGGTCGAGGTCAATGGTTTTGCCCCCGCGTGCGCGCCCTCCGTGGGTATCGGATCGCCTCGTAAACATGTCGACCATTGCCATCCTGCTTTTCAGGAAGGACCAAGCCGCATCACGCACATTTGGTATGAACAGGAGCAGCCCGAGAGCGTCAGTCACAAAGCCGGGTATGACCAAAAGAAAACCGGCAACCATAATCATTGCGCCATGCACGATTTCCCGGCCCGGATCACCTCCGGCCTCCAACTGGTATCGGATCTTGGCAAGAGCTCCGAAGCCCTGAATACGCAGCAGAACCGCGCCACCGATCCCTGTCAGAATCACCAATGCCACAGTCGGCAGCGCGCCTATATGTTGCCCGACGATAACAAAAACAGCGATCTCCAGAAGTGGTATCGCAAGGAATATCAGCACAGGTCTAAGCACGGGTCTCGATTCTCTGGTTGATTGCGCCCACCGGGTCGCTAGAAATGGATACCGTCTTAGATAGGCACCGATTACGTCAATTTGAATGATCGGTGTAGGCGTTCTATATGCATTATAGAATAATTGTGCGATGCGGAGGCTGTGGCAGCGAACCGTGGGCGGCGGGTGCTGGTTGGAGATAGTATGGCGGATACTATGGGATTTTTTGATTTCGGTACTATTTTCTTCGTCATCGCTGCGGTGGTGATATTTTTCCAGCTGCGCAATGTTCTGGGCAAACGAACCGGGCACGAGAGGCCACCGTTCGACCCCTATACCGCCGGTCGTAAGCGCGACAAGGATGCTCCTGCCACCGCCAATGAGAATGTCGTCTCTCTGCCACGCAAGCGCGCAGCAGGGGAGCCAGAGGAGGCGTTCAAGGCAATCGATGCCTTCGCCAAGCCGGGTAGCGAACTCAATAATGGGCTTCGCGCGATCCGCCAGACAGATGAAAGCTTTGAACCTAAGCCCTTCGTCGACGGTGCGAAGATGGCTTATGAAATGATTGTGATGGCTTACGCGGATGGTGACCGAAAAGCGCTCAAGAACCTCCTCTCGCGCGACGTCTATGATGGCTTTGTTGCCGCAATCGCTGAGCGCGAGCAGCGCGGCGAAAAAGTACAGTCCTCATTTGTCGGCATCAACAAGGCCGAAATTGTCTCGGCCGAGATAAAGGGCGGCGGCGAAGCACATGTCACTTTGCGCATTGTCAGCGAACTGATTTCCGTCACCCGCGACAAGGCTGGTGAGGTGGTCGATGGTGATGCCGAAGCGATTGCCGAGGTCAAGGATGTCTGGACATTTGCTCGCGACACACGGTCGCGCGATCCGAACTGGAAACTTGTCGCCACCGAGGCTGAAGACTAGCCCTTCCCGCGAAGGTATCGGCTGTGCCGCTCTCGCCCGCCTTTCAGCCTGCAACCTTTCACAGCCTGCCAGGCTGGGGGGAAGATGCACAGGAGGAAGCCTTCCCGGCCTTCCGGCTCTCAGCTTTCCGGGTCCTCGATAAGCCATATCGCACCGGCGGGCTCGGTATTGACTGCGCCTCTTTCGGTGAAGCCTATGCTGAAGCTCGCAATCTGCGCGAGCGCATCGACCGACGGGAGGCACGAGAATTCTTCGAGCGCCATTTTGTGCCTTGCAAGGTCGTGCCGGACAACCGCGATAGCGGCTTCGTCACCGGTTTTTACGAACCCATAGTGAAAGCTTCATCGGTCAAAACTCACCAGTTTCGCTGGCCAATTTATGGTCGACCAAGCGACCTTGTCGACGTTGATGACAGCAACCGACCGGCTGGAATGGACCCCTATCTCGCATTTGGCTGTCAAAGTGAAAACGGAATCGGAGAATATTTCGACCGCGCCGATATCGAGGACGGTGCGCTTGCGGGTCGCGGCCTTGAACTCGCCTGGTTAGAAGATCAGCTCGAGACGTTCCTTATCCACGTCCAGGGCGCTGCCAGGCTGGAAATGCCTGATGGTACCGTGCGGCGATTTACCTACGCGGCGAAGTCAGGCCAAAGATTCACTGGACCGGGTTCCCTATTAGTCCAAACTGGTAAAATTGACGGCAAAACGGCAACGATGGAAACTATTTTGGCTTGGTTTAGGGCCAATTCCAGCTCAATTGACAACACTTTGCGGCAAAATCGCTCTTTTATCTTCTTCCGCGAGCAGCCGGTGCAGGATGCCGGGCTCGGTCCTGTCGCCGCTGCCAAGGTTCCTCTTAGGCCTGGGCGTTCCATGGCCGTCGACCGGCTCGCTCACGTTTTTGGAACCCCCTTCTACATCCATGCTCCGACGCTAGAGGCTTTTGGCGGAAGCCATTTCTCGCGCCTCATGATCGCTCAGGACACAGGATCAGCCATTGTCGGCCACGCCAGAGGCGATTTATTTGCGGGATCTGGCCGCGAGGCGGGAGAAATCGCTGGAGTGGTACGCCACGACGCGGACTTCTATGCGCTCATCCCCCGACGTCTGGTCGATACATGACGATCGCAAAGAAGCTCACTGATGAGGACAGGGTACTCTGGGGCCGCATCGCTCGTTCTGCCAAACCGTTAAAAGGGCGAGTGGAAGAGCCGGATTGGACAGCTGAAACGGCTGACCACTCGGCTTTGGAAAGATTGCTCGCCGAGAAATCTCAGCCCACTCCGATGGAGGCCCCGAAAACTATCCAGCCCAGCAAGAATACAATCCACCCGTTTGATCCTCCAACAAAAACAAAGCTCTCCAAGGGTCGGCTGCCGATCGAGGGTCGCGTGGATCTGCATGGCATGACCCAGAGCGAGGCCCATGCCCTGCTTTATGCGTTCCTACATCGCGCATATGCAGAAGGCAGACGTCATGTCCTTGTTATCACAGGTAAAGGGGCGTCTTTCGGCAGCGAGGGTGTCTTGCGGCGCGCTGTGCCGCAATGGCTAGCTACTCCAGCCTTCCGCGTTATGGTGAGCAGCTATGCCGACGCAGCGCGCCACCATGGCGGCTTCGGCGCGATCTATGTGCGCTTGCGAAGGCACTGAGGAAATTTACCGACGAAGGGAATATCTGATGACGCCCCTCGGCATGAAGCTGCGTGAGTTGCGTGGCAAAAAAGGCGTGACGCAGAAAGAGATGGCCGAGGCAATCGGGGTCAGCGCCGCCTATCTGTCGGCGCTCGAAAATGGCCGCCGCGGTATCCCCACATGGGCATTGCTCCAGAAAATGATGGGGTATTTCAACATCATATGGGACGAGGCGGAAGAACTGGAACAGCTCGCCGGTGCATCCCACCCGCGCGTGGTTGTCGATACGTCCGGACTGTCACCACGCGCTACCGAGCTTGCCAACGTCCTTGCGCAAACCATATCCCAGCTAGACCCTCACGAGATCGAAACGCTGCTCACCCAGCTTCACGCCTGTCTGTCGCGTGGACGCTAATGTTCGCCACGGTCTGAAGTCTAGAAAAGCGCTTGCAGCTCCGGCATTTTCTCATTGACGAGCCAGCCATAATAATTCTCTTCCGGCAGCTTTGGCGCTTCACCAGCAGCCTGTCGCTTTGAATTCTCGGATTTCAGCGCATATGCCCGCTGTTCAGGATTTCCGACATTGTACAGCGTCGCCGTCACTCCTGGATTTCGGGAAATATCAAAGCCGGCGATGGACTTATAGGCTTCGATGGAAGTCTTCAGCGTTGCCGCGACATAGGCAAGCGTCAAATCGGGATCCATGATCGTCTCATAAACCCGTTGCGCATCGTCTGCATCAAGCTGTGGCAAGCCCGAAATCCGGCTCACTAGATCGCTCATCTGCAAGGCAGTCAAAGGGTTGAGTTGGCCAAGCCCAAACGTCTGCCCCGCATAAAGCGGCTGAAAAAAAATCGCGCTGAATCGGTTGTTTGGAAAATTCGCCCCATCCACGTTGTTTCCACGAAACGCCATATTCCACACGGCTTCGCGGCAACTCCAAAGGTCATAGCTGTCGCGCATGCCCTTGCATTTGGCAAATTGCGGCCGCGCCACGAAGTCGCCCACGCTTTCACCATTGTAAGCAAAAACAAGCTTGTTGCTGAGATACGCCGCCGCTTTAA includes:
- a CDS encoding FxsA family protein, encoding MLRPVLIFLAIPLLEIAVFVIVGQHIGALPTVALVILTGIGGAVLLRIQGFGALAKIRYQLEAGGDPGREIVHGAMIMVAGFLLVIPGFVTDALGLLLFIPNVRDAAWSFLKSRMAMVDMFTRRSDTHGGRARGGKTIDLDQDEYFKKRDGKDPASPWRKLEDDNS
- a CDS encoding Tim44/TimA family putative adaptor protein — translated: MGFFDFGTIFFVIAAVVIFFQLRNVLGKRTGHERPPFDPYTAGRKRDKDAPATANENVVSLPRKRAAGEPEEAFKAIDAFAKPGSELNNGLRAIRQTDESFEPKPFVDGAKMAYEMIVMAYADGDRKALKNLLSRDVYDGFVAAIAEREQRGEKVQSSFVGINKAEIVSAEIKGGGEAHVTLRIVSELISVTRDKAGEVVDGDAEAIAEVKDVWTFARDTRSRDPNWKLVATEAED
- a CDS encoding DUF1402 family protein, whose translation is MKRILYLISLVVFLGCFPLAFAATPVPPGNRNAEQPGVPGASARRTKANNTTYEAKYRKIYALIKNDGKLRSKIKQAASLYGIDPMHIVGAIVGEHTYNVDAYDRLQTYYVKAAAYLSNKLVFAYNGESVGDFVARPQFAKCKGMRDSYDLWSCREAVWNMAFRGNNVDGANFPNNRFSAIFFQPLYAGQTFGLGQLNPLTALQMSDLVSRISGLPQLDADDAQRVYETIMDPDLTLAYVAATLKTSIEAYKSIAGFDISRNPGVTATLYNVGNPEQRAYALKSENSKRQAAGEAPKLPEENYYGWLVNEKMPELQALF
- a CDS encoding Smr/MutS family protein, which translates into the protein MTIAKKLTDEDRVLWGRIARSAKPLKGRVEEPDWTAETADHSALERLLAEKSQPTPMEAPKTIQPSKNTIHPFDPPTKTKLSKGRLPIEGRVDLHGMTQSEAHALLYAFLHRAYAEGRRHVLVITGKGASFGSEGVLRRAVPQWLATPAFRVMVSSYADAARHHGGFGAIYVRLRRH
- a CDS encoding pyruvate, water dikinase regulatory protein produces the protein MNKPQSFFHLHLISDATGETLLAAGRAAAAQYKDARAIEHIYPLIRTEKQLTKVFDDIDAEPGIVLYTVVDEKLAKRIDEKCLSMGLPCVSVLEPVIAVFQSYLGTPAGRRVGAQHVLDADYFRRIDALNFTMEHDDGQLPADLEEADIILIGISRTSKTPTSIYLANRGIKTANIPIVLGVPMPESLGTAQKPLIVGLIASAERISHVRENRVLGASPGYDADTYISRATIAAELAYARQICTRHNWPMIDVSRRSIEETAAAIVALRSKTR
- the secB gene encoding protein-export chaperone SecB, with translation MATKEKAPTGAATNGNGNGTQASLNVLVQYVKDLSFESPGAPNSLRGRETAPAISINVNVNANPLSDKEFDVNLTLSAKASHEKDVLFNVELVYGGVFRIDGFPQEHMLPVLFIECPRLLFPFARQIIAEATRNGGFPPLMLDPIDFAQMFQQKIAEDQAKNKVQVS
- the coaE gene encoding dephospho-CoA kinase (Dephospho-CoA kinase (CoaE) performs the final step in coenzyme A biosynthesis.), producing the protein MIVVGLTGSIGMGKSTTADMFREAGIPVHDSDAAVHRLYAGSAAPLIEAAFPGTTVDNVVDRTKLAASVLGKPQALKTLEKIVHPLVRADADAFLAEQRAFSAPLAVLDIPLLFETGGQDRVDVVVVVTAPEEVQQRRVLAREGMTEDKFLKIRARQLADAEKRKLADYVIDTSQGFDAARAEVQKFIAAVKAGHNRKRPV
- the hemE gene encoding uroporphyrinogen decarboxylase; the encoded protein is MALKRIVVDVLKGETVFPPPVWLMRQAGRYLPEYRETRKSAGSFLDVCYNPDLAVEVTLQPIRRFGFDASIVFSDILVVPHALGRDLRFEEGRGPLMTPIEPWEVERLDRETFHVNLSPVYETVRRLRQELPPETTLIGFCGAPWTVATYMIAGHGTPDQAPARLFAYQHPVQFAELLNLLADLSGEYLIRQIEAGADVVQVFDSWSGVLDEACFETFCVQPMARIVRCVRARFPDVPIIGFPKGAGCRYETYRGLTGVDALGLDWTVPMHQAQRLQAGGAVQGNLDPLRLVVGGRALEEGVGRILDGLGDGPLVFNLGHGITPQAPIVHVESMLQQIRGARR
- a CDS encoding Maf-like protein → MSIAQKIILASGSPFRKKLLMDAGIVVSSVPASLDERALEAPLAGSGATPADIAQVLAEAKALDVSAKNPGALVIGCDQTLSLHDEVFHKPADMEAARRHLLTLSGKTHQLNSAVVLAKNGETLWRHVGIARLTMRSLEPGFVGRHLAQVGETALTSVGAYQIEGPGIQLFESIDGDTFTIMGLPLLPLLAELRRMDAIDG
- the dnaQ gene encoding DNA polymerase III subunit epsilon gives rise to the protein MREIIFDTETTGLDARDDRIIEIGAVEMVNRFPTGRVFHHYINPQGRSVHVEALAVHGISDVQLVGKPVFGDIANEFLEFIDGAKLIAHNASFDMAFINAELGRIGQLNVEPGRVIDTLTLARRKHPMGPNSLDALCRRYGIDNSRRTKHGALLDSELLAEVYIELIGGKQAALGLEVVVNETPGLVQIEGIAFVAERRPRELSPRMTENERAAHAAMVSAIGEAALWNRFGAG
- the mltA gene encoding murein transglycosylase A encodes the protein MPLSPAFQPATFHSLPGWGEDAQEEAFPAFRLSAFRVLDKPYRTGGLGIDCASFGEAYAEARNLRERIDRREAREFFERHFVPCKVVPDNRDSGFVTGFYEPIVKASSVKTHQFRWPIYGRPSDLVDVDDSNRPAGMDPYLAFGCQSENGIGEYFDRADIEDGALAGRGLELAWLEDQLETFLIHVQGAARLEMPDGTVRRFTYAAKSGQRFTGPGSLLVQTGKIDGKTATMETILAWFRANSSSIDNTLRQNRSFIFFREQPVQDAGLGPVAAAKVPLRPGRSMAVDRLAHVFGTPFYIHAPTLEAFGGSHFSRLMIAQDTGSAIVGHARGDLFAGSGREAGEIAGVVRHDADFYALIPRRLVDT
- a CDS encoding helix-turn-helix domain-containing protein, with protein sequence MTPLGMKLRELRGKKGVTQKEMAEAIGVSAAYLSALENGRRGIPTWALLQKMMGYFNIIWDEAEELEQLAGASHPRVVVDTSGLSPRATELANVLAQTISQLDPHEIETLLTQLHACLSRGR
- a CDS encoding shikimate dehydrogenase — protein: MDKLSPIKAFVCGHPIAHSRSPLIHGTWLTELGIAGSYEAIDVSPEDFPNFAAGLQQAGFAGGNVTIPHKEAAFAAAAVRTEAAELIGAVNTLWFDEGRLCGDNTDAYGFAANLDASAPGWATGSCAVVLGAGGAARAVIVALQQRGFNDIRIVNRTVARAQELADHFGIGANAYGWNALSELLTDADLLVNTTALGMKGQETIAFDLSSMRSAAIVTDIVYVPLTTPLLAEAMGCGLRTVDGLGMLLHQAVPGFERWFGKRPDVTGSLRNRIVSDLEQMP